GTCATCTATGAGCCGCTGGCCAAGCTGCAGAAGGAAGGCGAACTGGGCCGCCGCAAGATCACCCAGTGGACGCGTTACGTTACGGTTCTGCTTGGCATCGTTCAGTCGTTTGCCATCGCGCTAACGCTGACGAACACCAGCACCGGGCAGACGATGGTCACCATCTCCCGCGCCGCTTTCATCCCGCTTTGCGTCATTACTCTCACAGCCGGCACTGCGTTCATCATGTGGCTGGGCGAGCAGATCACCGAGCGCGGTATCGGCAACGGGATGAGCCTGCTCATCTTCGCTGGTATCGTCGTCGGCCTGCCCAAAGGCATTGAGAATCTCTATGAGAAGGTACGCGACAACGCATGGGGAGCACTGACTCCCATCGCTGTCGCTTTCCTGATCGTAGGCATGATTGCCGTCGTCGCCTTCATCGTCTTCGTGGAGCGCTCGGAGCGTCGCATTCCGGTCCAGTACGCCAAGCGCATCGTTGGCCGCAAGATGATGGGTGGGCAGTCCACGCACCTCCCTCTCAAGGTCAACTCCGGCGGCGTGATGCCGGTCATCTTCGCCAGCTCCATCCTGTCCGCTCCTCTGCTCTTCTCCGGCGCGCATATCTTCGGCTATTCGCTGCAGGACTCTTCCTTCTTTGGACCGATCCTGCGTGCTCTGGCCCCAGGTGAGCCCTGGTACGAACTCCTGCAGATGGTCGCGATCATCTTCTTCGCCTACTTCTACATCTCGATCGTCTTCCGCCCGGACGATATTGCCGACAACATGCGCAAGTACGGAGGCTTTATCCCCGGCATCCGTCCTGGCAAGCGCACGGCTGACTTCATCAATGATGTGCTGACACGCATCACCCTTGTCGGCGCGCTCTATCTCATCATCATCACCATCATTCCGCAGCTGCTCATCAGCGGAATCCACTTCAACCATCTCTGGCTCATCGGCTCGGTCTTCGATCGGCTGCCGACCTGGATGACCAACGGCCTCGGCGTCAACTTTTACTTTGGCGGCACCAGCCTGCTGATCGTCGTCGGCGTAGCCATGGACACGGTCCAGCAGATCGAATCGCAGCTCATCATGCGCCATTACGACGGCTTCACTCCCAAGAGTGGCCGCATCCGTGGCCGCAAGAGCTGGTAGGAACTGATCCCGTTGACGACAAGCACTATGACTGAACCCGTGACGGCCCAGGCAGCTAACTTCCTGCCCGGGCCGGTGCTCCTTTTAGGCGCTCCCGGCGTTGGCAAAGGCACGCAGGCGAAGGCGCTTATGGCCGCCTATGGCATCCCGCAAATATCCACCGGCGACATCCTCCGCTCGAACATCTCCAACGGTACGCCACTCGGCAAAGCGGCGAAGACTCTGGTCGACCAGGGAACTCTCGTCTCCGACGACCTCGTCAACGAGATGGTCGCCGACCGCCTCAAGCAGCCTGACACCGCACGGGGCTTCATCCTCGACGGCTTTCCCCGCACTCTCAACCAGGCCACCTGGCTCGATGCCCAGCTCTCCGACGATCCCAACACCCTTCCTGTTGTCGCCATCAGCATCTCAGTTGACTACGAGCAGCTCCTACACCGCATCACTGGCCGCCGCATCTCACCCGCTGGCCGCATCTACAACATCTACTCGAACCCGCCCAGGACTCCCGGCATCTGTGACGTAGATGGTTCCACCCTCGTCCAGCGCCCAGACGACTCTGAGGCCGTCTTCACCGAACGCATGAAGACCTTCCAAGCTCAAACGGCCCCGGTCATCGAGCACTATCGCAACCAGAGCCGTTTCGAAGAGATCAACGGCGACCAATCCGTCGAACAGGT
The nucleotide sequence above comes from Tunturibacter empetritectus. Encoded proteins:
- the secY gene encoding preprotein translocase subunit SecY — its product is MFEKIANIFKIPDLRKRVLFTLGMLAVYRLGSHIPTPGINADMLAQFFNQNSGSALGLVDLFSGGNLRKLTVFALGIMPYITASIIFQLLTVIYEPLAKLQKEGELGRRKITQWTRYVTVLLGIVQSFAIALTLTNTSTGQTMVTISRAAFIPLCVITLTAGTAFIMWLGEQITERGIGNGMSLLIFAGIVVGLPKGIENLYEKVRDNAWGALTPIAVAFLIVGMIAVVAFIVFVERSERRIPVQYAKRIVGRKMMGGQSTHLPLKVNSGGVMPVIFASSILSAPLLFSGAHIFGYSLQDSSFFGPILRALAPGEPWYELLQMVAIIFFAYFYISIVFRPDDIADNMRKYGGFIPGIRPGKRTADFINDVLTRITLVGALYLIIITIIPQLLISGIHFNHLWLIGSVFDRLPTWMTNGLGVNFYFGGTSLLIVVGVAMDTVQQIESQLIMRHYDGFTPKSGRIRGRKSW
- a CDS encoding adenylate kinase: MTEPVTAQAANFLPGPVLLLGAPGVGKGTQAKALMAAYGIPQISTGDILRSNISNGTPLGKAAKTLVDQGTLVSDDLVNEMVADRLKQPDTARGFILDGFPRTLNQATWLDAQLSDDPNTLPVVAISISVDYEQLLHRITGRRISPAGRIYNIYSNPPRTPGICDVDGSTLVQRPDDSEAVFTERMKTFQAQTAPVIEHYRNQSRFEEINGDQSVEQVTADIEAALIRLRQYPNS